A window of Nonomuraea angiospora genomic DNA:
TCGCAGGGCACCAACATCCGGCAACCCGGATGCCCCATAGCCTAATGCCAGTCTCTCCAGGCTCCTTACCGGATCAAGGGAAAATTTTTGGAATTGGCGTCCTGCCAGGCACGGGATCGGTCAGCGAAGATCTTTTACCACGCGTGTTCCGGCCAGCCTGTCGTGCGGCCCGCGTTCCAGGGGCTTGTCGATCAGGATGAGCAGCCCCACGCAGAACAGGAGCATTCCGGCGACCAGATTGGCCACGGGAATGCCCATCAGCATGACGGGGCCCGGATAGACCAGGGCCCGTTTGAGCAGCGCTCTGGAGGCCACGTGGGGCGGCGCCAGGCGAATCCCCATGATCGCCTTGCCGAACGTCCTGCCGCGCCGGTAATGGGCCCGCCAGTCGTAGCCCGTATAAGCCAGCCCCACCACCAGCCACGCGAACACAC
This region includes:
- a CDS encoding RDD family protein, translated to MAGSPPGADAPPAEWWERLAARAIEAFVFGLLYYILFIALWGVFRTVGMLEAFEGRLPGVFAWLVVGLAYTGYDWRAHYRRGRTFGKAIMGIRLAPPHVASRALLKRALVYPGPVMLMGIPVANLVAGMLLFCVGLLILIDKPLERGPHDRLAGTRVVKDLR